The following proteins are co-located in the Thermus thermophilus HB8 genome:
- a CDS encoding S8 family peptidase, whose protein sequence is MRRWSWILLVTLAACGGPGLPSHGGKDPFPPSALVLGYETEAQVEAAAQALGAREVVWLETLRAARLGLPRALPLAEAKERLRPLGLRYVEEEGQRDYRPLPEGLQPQGVSPYAWHLEAVRAEEAWGVSTGAGVQVAVLDTGVDATHPALRGRVLEGLDAATGLPLPPDADESLGEMHGTHVAGLAVGEGVGVAPEALLRPVRVFSPNYVGDFRVAQAIVWAVDQGARVINLSFGGTAYSYLLHEAINYALERQVVVVAAAGNQGSVARFYPAGLPGVIAVGAADGQGRPAWFSNRGSWVGVWAPGVRIYSAVPGGGYSLLSGTSMASPIVSGIAALIKARNSFMEPFHVYQALKAGSGPDALLALQASYSQRPACLYLRVSWEGVPASDVDVTLVGPVAFFARTNAQGEARLLQLPPGDYKLTLALSTPQGRWFLEQSLSLTPGFSCLLPLTFSLP, encoded by the coding sequence GTGAGGAGGTGGAGCTGGATTCTCCTGGTGACGTTGGCCGCCTGCGGCGGCCCGGGGCTGCCTTCCCACGGGGGCAAGGACCCCTTCCCCCCTTCTGCCCTGGTCCTCGGTTATGAGACGGAGGCCCAGGTGGAGGCCGCCGCCCAGGCCCTAGGGGCAAGGGAGGTGGTCTGGCTTGAGACCCTTCGGGCCGCCCGGTTGGGGCTTCCACGTGCCCTTCCTTTGGCCGAGGCCAAGGAGCGGCTCCGCCCCTTGGGGCTGCGGTACGTGGAGGAGGAGGGTCAAAGGGACTACCGGCCCCTCCCAGAGGGCCTGCAGCCCCAGGGGGTGAGCCCCTACGCCTGGCACCTGGAGGCGGTGCGGGCGGAGGAGGCCTGGGGGGTCTCCACCGGGGCCGGGGTACAGGTGGCGGTGTTGGACACGGGGGTAGACGCCACCCACCCCGCCCTTCGGGGGCGGGTGCTGGAGGGTTTGGACGCGGCCACGGGCCTGCCCCTTCCGCCGGACGCCGATGAGAGTCTTGGAGAGATGCACGGGACCCACGTGGCCGGGCTGGCGGTGGGGGAGGGCGTGGGGGTGGCCCCGGAGGCCCTCCTTCGCCCGGTGCGGGTCTTCTCCCCGAACTACGTCGGGGACTTCCGGGTGGCCCAGGCCATCGTTTGGGCCGTGGACCAGGGGGCAAGGGTCATCAACCTCTCCTTCGGGGGCACCGCCTATTCGTACCTACTTCATGAGGCCATTAACTACGCCCTGGAGCGTCAGGTGGTGGTGGTGGCCGCCGCGGGCAACCAGGGGAGTGTGGCCCGCTTTTATCCTGCGGGCCTTCCCGGGGTGATCGCCGTGGGGGCGGCGGACGGCCAGGGCAGGCCGGCCTGGTTTAGTAACCGGGGGTCCTGGGTAGGTGTGTGGGCCCCGGGGGTGCGGATCTACTCGGCCGTTCCGGGAGGAGGGTATAGCCTCCTTAGCGGGACCTCCATGGCCAGCCCCATCGTGAGCGGGATCGCGGCCCTCATCAAAGCCCGCAACTCCTTTATGGAACCTTTTCACGTGTATCAGGCCCTAAAGGCCGGCTCTGGGCCGGATGCCCTTTTGGCCCTTCAGGCTTCCTATTCTCAGCGGCCTGCCTGCCTCTATCTGCGGGTGTCCTGGGAGGGTGTGCCCGCCTCGGATGTGGACGTGACCCTCGTGGGACCCGTGGCCTTTTTCGCGAGGACCAACGCTCAAGGGGAGGCAAGGTTGCTTCAACTGCCCCCAGGGGACTACAAGCTCACCCTCGCCCTTTCTACCCCTCAGGGAAGGTGGTTTCTGGAGCAAAGCTTAAGCCTGACTCCGGGCTTCTCTTGCCTTCTTCCCCTGACCTTTTCTCTGCCCTAG
- a CDS encoding carboxypeptidase-like regulatory domain-containing protein, translated as MRPLLVGLLLLVSACALPPRLAEVQGALRLGPGGPPVSGAWVYLEGPSGAWGARTDGGGSFHLHVPPGDYRAWVEGEGLAGSEVRGLSLAPGPQLLGLVALSPFRPGWPRRPPLLEAEAGVEGGLLRYRARLFPQEGLSPLALLTGLGYVPGTLSVGVGEHLYLEETRDTGYRLLDPRGLSGATTLFLVGYDANNNRVELRLPLWLPGRAGQGGPRWAKAVAYTLSRRVEALGLQGGYSLLVRLSWEGGEGPFRIFRETEVGVQEVAYLPQGTTAFTDAGPGLRPGERVCYWVRGPETQAYTCTTPLPPLSVSISSPGEGEVTGPTPRLAWAVEGGGSGLSFAFQPVVWDQLTGGGLFLGVTQGTEVQPPPLLPGRPYTFELYLAYAVDDPENPRAYSVAADRQGSLSGIAVPGPSVNFEVRP; from the coding sequence GTGCGCCCCCTTCTCGTGGGCCTTCTCCTTCTGGTTTCGGCCTGCGCCCTCCCCCCGCGCCTGGCGGAGGTCCAGGGGGCGTTGCGTCTGGGCCCCGGGGGGCCCCCCGTGTCCGGGGCCTGGGTGTACCTGGAAGGGCCTTCGGGGGCCTGGGGGGCGCGGACGGACGGGGGGGGGAGCTTCCACCTTCACGTGCCGCCAGGGGATTACCGGGCTTGGGTGGAGGGGGAGGGCTTGGCGGGGAGCGAGGTGCGGGGCCTCTCCCTGGCCCCGGGGCCTCAGCTCCTGGGCCTGGTGGCCCTCTCCCCCTTCCGCCCGGGGTGGCCCAGGAGGCCCCCCCTGCTGGAGGCCGAGGCGGGGGTGGAGGGGGGGCTTTTGCGCTACCGGGCCCGCCTCTTCCCCCAGGAGGGTCTTTCTCCCCTGGCCCTTCTGACGGGGCTCGGCTACGTGCCCGGGACCCTGTCGGTGGGGGTGGGGGAGCACCTCTATTTGGAGGAGACGCGGGACACCGGCTACCGCCTCCTGGACCCCAGGGGGCTTTCCGGGGCCACCACCCTCTTCCTGGTGGGCTACGACGCCAACAACAATCGGGTGGAGCTTCGTCTGCCCCTATGGCTTCCCGGAAGGGCGGGCCAGGGGGGGCCCCGGTGGGCCAAGGCCGTGGCCTACACCCTTTCCCGGCGGGTGGAGGCCCTGGGGCTTCAAGGAGGGTATAGCCTTCTGGTGAGGCTCTCCTGGGAGGGGGGGGAGGGGCCTTTTAGGATCTTCCGGGAAACGGAAGTGGGGGTTCAGGAGGTGGCCTACCTCCCCCAGGGGACGACGGCCTTCACCGATGCCGGGCCCGGACTTCGCCCCGGGGAGCGGGTGTGCTACTGGGTGAGGGGTCCGGAAACCCAAGCCTACACCTGCACCACGCCTCTTCCCCCTTTGTCCGTGAGCATCTCCTCTCCCGGGGAAGGGGAGGTCACGGGTCCCACCCCGCGGCTCGCCTGGGCCGTGGAGGGGGGTGGGAGCGGGCTTTCCTTCGCCTTCCAGCCGGTGGTGTGGGACCAGCTCACGGGAGGAGGGCTCTTTCTGGGGGTGACCCAGGGGACAGAGGTCCAGCCTCCTCCCCTCCTCCCGGGGAGGCCCTACACCTTTGAGCTCTACCTGGCGTACGCCGTGGACGACCCGGAAAATCCCAGGGCCTACAGCGTGGCCGCCGATCGGCAGGGGAGCCTTTCGGGGATCGCCGTTCCGGGGCCCAGCGTGAACTTTGAGGTGAGGCCGTGA
- a CDS encoding IS256-like element ISTth4 family transposase: MFNRGAHLSTRRCPVDQDTLRILLREAVRETVAEVLQTVLELDRTAFLQVHGGRRNGYYPRKLETTFGQVDLKVPRDRESRYYPAFLKPYARRLVDVGEVAVALYAAGVSQRKAAEILSLLLGHRYSHETLSALTDEVLEAAGAFRTRPLPEEMAFVYLDGLSLKVFREGEGIVRESVYVALGIAPNGERRVLGFWLLPTESALGWEGVLGELWQRGLRRVLLFVTDGLPGLPEAIRRVYPQAEWQRCVVHGVRWSLSQVRSRDRALLAEDLRRVYGAESREEALGALEEVKAAWGSRYPGVVGLWVQDSGAFLRFYGYPKVLWPYLRSTNLMERFIRELRRGTKVRDHKFPKEEAVYKLLYLESERQEGRWAERKLKGFSEVKEVLEKMLQERYAPRTQTLTHNS, translated from the coding sequence GTGTTTAATAGGGGGGCACACCTTAGCACGAGGAGGTGCCCCGTGGACCAGGATACCTTGCGGATCTTGCTGAGGGAAGCGGTGCGGGAGACAGTAGCCGAGGTTCTGCAGACGGTTCTGGAGCTGGACCGGACAGCCTTCTTGCAGGTGCACGGAGGCCGCAGGAACGGCTACTACCCCCGCAAGCTGGAGACCACCTTCGGCCAGGTGGACCTGAAGGTCCCTAGGGATCGGGAATCTCGGTATTACCCGGCTTTCCTTAAGCCCTACGCCCGCCGCCTGGTGGACGTGGGGGAAGTAGCTGTGGCCTTGTACGCCGCCGGGGTCAGTCAGCGCAAGGCGGCCGAGATACTGAGCCTGCTCCTGGGCCACCGCTACTCCCACGAGACCCTGAGCGCCCTGACGGACGAGGTCCTGGAGGCGGCAGGAGCCTTCCGCACCCGGCCTTTGCCCGAGGAGATGGCCTTCGTCTACCTGGACGGGCTTTCCCTAAAGGTCTTCAGGGAAGGAGAAGGGATCGTACGGGAAAGCGTGTATGTGGCCCTGGGCATCGCCCCTAATGGGGAGAGGCGGGTCCTGGGGTTCTGGCTTTTGCCCACGGAGAGCGCCCTGGGATGGGAGGGGGTCCTGGGGGAGCTTTGGCAGCGGGGCCTGCGGCGGGTGTTGCTCTTTGTCACCGACGGGCTGCCCGGGCTTCCTGAAGCGATCCGCAGGGTCTACCCTCAGGCGGAATGGCAGCGGTGCGTGGTGCACGGGGTGCGGTGGAGCCTGTCCCAGGTGCGCTCCCGGGACCGGGCCCTGCTGGCGGAGGACCTGAGGCGGGTGTACGGGGCGGAGAGCCGGGAAGAAGCTCTTGGGGCCTTGGAGGAGGTGAAGGCCGCCTGGGGTTCGCGGTACCCGGGGGTGGTGGGGCTTTGGGTACAGGATTCGGGGGCCTTCCTGCGCTTCTACGGGTACCCCAAGGTGCTTTGGCCGTACCTGCGGAGCACCAACCTGATGGAGCGGTTTATCCGGGAGCTACGGCGGGGGACGAAGGTGCGGGACCACAAGTTTCCTAAGGAAGAGGCGGTGTACAAGCTTCTTTACCTGGAGTCGGAGAGGCAGGAAGGGAGGTGGGCAGAACGGAAACTAAAGGGGTTCTCGGAGGTGAAGGAGGTACTGGAGAAGATGCTTCAGGAGCGGTATGCCCCCCGTACACAGACTCTTACACATAACTCTTGA
- a CDS encoding S8 family peptidase, with protein sequence MRLTVTPQGGFQGAVLLSLEGALQGVGLSPQAVNVAGTAPVQADLTLSAQASTPPGSYNLTLKATSGSLVRTHPLALTIQGGGNISGTVSLGPGIQGQTPPPLEAGVGSMPSLPPGPQAVPGELIVKLKGDPAPQALPSVLRAGSFSLRLERPMGLPGAGVYRVEEGVSPQALAEVTALEALAARVAALPGVAYAQPNYLRYPLKTPNDEYYQYQWHYDPQHLNLPAAWDLEDGTSRPVVVAVVDSGALIRKRHPDLTPVFLPGYDFISYPQVAMDGDGRDPDPEDEEAASEGDRGSGYHGAHVAGTIAALTDNGQGVAGVSWGARVVPVRVLGLGGGTDADILDGLLWAAGVDVPGVPRNANPAQVINMSLGGRGLCNQLPAWQEAINRVNAQPQKPVIVVAAGNEQDDASKYVPASCQGVITVGATEFRNYRSYFSNYGPRIDVMAPGGDVTQDLNGDGYADGVLSTLWSNEWGEPVYGFYQGTSMAAPHVAGIVALMKAKNPGLGYAEVLNILKSTARPLSDQACTGQPHPRVTVTLRASDCGAGLVDPVRALEAVGGGPGPGPSPDFQLQLSPASLTLAPGQMGQVQVSVVASGGFSSPVSLILQGAPPGVTGGFSPNPATATSVLTLSVGQGAAEGSYALTVRGTAGSLMREASLSLNVVAAPPPPPPPATIAGTYVFGLYIDEDGNLDETKSTYIRILRDGRSAPYTLRDLAPGTYLVAAWKDVNENEEVDDGDYLGVYVDAQGDYLVRPPRSGVDFSLEALVVSRVMCKSLCTGGIPLLKHLLQYLLHLREPL encoded by the coding sequence TTGCGCCTCACGGTCACCCCTCAAGGGGGGTTCCAGGGGGCGGTGCTCCTGAGCCTGGAGGGGGCCCTCCAGGGGGTGGGCCTCTCCCCCCAGGCGGTGAACGTGGCCGGAACGGCCCCGGTGCAGGCGGACCTCACCCTCTCCGCCCAGGCCTCCACGCCCCCCGGGAGCTACAACCTCACCCTCAAGGCCACCTCGGGGAGCCTCGTCCGCACCCATCCCTTGGCCCTCACCATTCAGGGGGGCGGGAACATCTCCGGCACCGTGAGCCTGGGGCCGGGCATCCAGGGCCAGACCCCACCCCCTCTGGAGGCCGGGGTGGGGTCTATGCCCTCCCTCCCTCCCGGGCCCCAGGCAGTGCCGGGGGAGCTCATCGTGAAGCTCAAAGGCGACCCGGCTCCCCAGGCCCTTCCCTCGGTCCTACGGGCGGGTAGCTTCTCCTTGCGTCTGGAGAGGCCCATGGGTCTTCCCGGAGCGGGGGTCTACCGGGTGGAGGAGGGGGTTTCCCCCCAGGCCCTGGCCGAGGTGACTGCCCTGGAGGCCCTGGCTGCCCGGGTGGCGGCCCTCCCCGGGGTGGCCTACGCCCAGCCCAACTACCTCCGGTATCCCCTGAAGACGCCCAACGATGAGTACTACCAGTACCAGTGGCACTACGACCCCCAGCACCTGAACCTCCCCGCGGCCTGGGACCTGGAGGACGGCACGAGCCGCCCCGTGGTGGTGGCCGTGGTGGACAGCGGGGCCCTCATCCGCAAGCGCCACCCCGACCTCACCCCCGTCTTCCTGCCGGGCTACGACTTCATCTCCTACCCGCAGGTGGCCATGGACGGGGACGGCCGCGACCCCGACCCCGAGGACGAGGAGGCGGCCTCGGAGGGAGACCGGGGAAGCGGCTACCACGGCGCCCACGTGGCCGGGACCATCGCCGCCCTCACCGACAACGGCCAGGGGGTGGCGGGGGTGAGCTGGGGGGCCAGGGTGGTGCCCGTGCGGGTCCTGGGGTTGGGTGGAGGAACCGACGCCGATATCCTGGACGGCCTCCTCTGGGCTGCAGGAGTAGACGTTCCGGGGGTGCCCCGGAACGCCAACCCCGCTCAGGTGATCAACATGTCCCTGGGGGGTAGGGGGCTTTGCAACCAGTTACCCGCTTGGCAGGAGGCCATCAACCGGGTAAACGCCCAGCCTCAGAAGCCGGTGATCGTGGTGGCGGCGGGGAACGAGCAGGACGACGCCAGCAAGTATGTCCCCGCCAGCTGCCAGGGGGTGATCACCGTGGGGGCTACGGAGTTTCGCAACTACCGGTCTTACTTCTCCAACTACGGCCCCCGGATTGACGTCATGGCCCCTGGAGGGGACGTGACCCAGGACCTCAACGGGGACGGGTACGCCGACGGGGTCCTCAGCACCCTGTGGAGCAACGAGTGGGGCGAACCGGTCTATGGCTTCTACCAGGGCACCTCCATGGCGGCCCCCCACGTGGCGGGGATCGTGGCCCTCATGAAGGCGAAGAACCCCGGCCTGGGCTACGCCGAGGTCTTGAACATCCTTAAGAGCACGGCCAGGCCCCTCTCCGACCAGGCCTGCACCGGGCAACCCCATCCCAGGGTGACGGTCACCCTGCGGGCCTCCGACTGCGGGGCGGGCCTGGTGGACCCGGTGCGGGCCCTGGAGGCGGTGGGGGGCGGGCCCGGTCCGGGCCCGAGCCCCGACTTCCAGCTCCAGCTCTCCCCCGCGAGCCTAACCCTCGCCCCGGGACAGATGGGCCAGGTGCAGGTGAGCGTGGTGGCCTCGGGGGGCTTCTCCTCCCCGGTGAGCCTGATCCTCCAAGGAGCCCCTCCCGGGGTCACGGGGGGCTTCAGCCCCAACCCCGCCACCGCCACCAGCGTTCTCACCCTGAGCGTGGGCCAGGGGGCGGCCGAGGGGAGCTACGCCCTCACGGTGCGGGGCACGGCGGGAAGCCTCATGCGGGAGGCTAGCCTGAGCCTGAACGTGGTGGCCGCTCCTCCTCCGCCGCCTCCGCCCGCCACCATCGCCGGCACCTACGTCTTCGGGCTCTACATAGACGAAGACGGCAACTTGGACGAGACCAAGAGCACCTACATCCGCATCCTCCGGGACGGGCGGAGCGCCCCCTACACCCTGCGGGACCTGGCCCCCGGGACCTACCTGGTGGCCGCCTGGAAGGACGTGAACGAAAACGAGGAGGTGGACGACGGGGACTACCTAGGGGTCTACGTGGACGCCCAGGGCGACTACCTGGTCCGCCCGCCGAGGAGCGGGGTGGACTTCAGCCTGGAGGCCCTGGTCGTGTCAAGAGTTATGTGTAAGAGTCTGTGTACGGGGGGCATACCGCTCCTGAAGCATCTTCTCCAGTACCTCCTTCACCTCCGAGAACCCCTTTAG
- a CDS encoding TTHA1873 family deoxyribonuclease, whose translation MGNYLEDCATVDVQARPTAYALAISSLGEFNSLTGGTSTDPVAEGNDYYYRFEIRAWEGSSGPQTNVTLNVTRTLGNSTFAGSGTKGVDFEVELDPDGPFGPASYAPVLSADVQVLAWGPTGVQLRYLPSLAPGATLRFSLRANAVNGTNTTVQADATSTEAPGPYTVFETTTIIP comes from the coding sequence GTGGGCAACTACCTGGAGGATTGCGCCACCGTTGATGTTCAGGCGAGGCCCACCGCCTACGCCCTCGCCATCAGCTCCCTCGGCGAGTTCAACAGCCTGACGGGCGGCACCTCCACCGACCCGGTGGCCGAGGGCAACGACTACTACTACCGCTTTGAGATCCGCGCCTGGGAGGGGAGCTCCGGTCCGCAGACGAACGTCACCCTTAACGTGACCCGCACCTTGGGCAACTCCACCTTCGCGGGCTCCGGCACGAAGGGCGTGGACTTTGAGGTGGAGCTTGACCCCGACGGGCCCTTCGGCCCCGCGTCCTACGCGCCCGTGCTGAGCGCCGACGTGCAGGTGCTTGCCTGGGGGCCCACCGGGGTTCAGCTCCGCTACCTCCCCAGCCTCGCCCCCGGGGCCACCCTGCGCTTCAGCCTGCGGGCGAACGCGGTGAACGGGACGAACACCACGGTCCAAGCGGACGCCACCAGCACCGAGGCGCCCGGCCCCTACACCGTCTTCGAGACCACCACCATCATCCCCTAG
- a CDS encoding carboxypeptidase regulatory-like domain-containing protein has product MKGVRLKAFGVALLGAFALLFAGCGQQGSGGGSAQAPTKGSLTVNVTPADAQVQVTGPNSYSDSFTGGKTLTNLEPGSYTVQASKTGYFPAQATHQVEAGKTTTVVLNLLPVPAASPTEGKVAVLVVNGNGAPISGATVSDGTNSATTDAQGRADLTYTTAGAYAISVNKSGYLGDAKLASVELGKVVALTFKLQPEPAPAPTTGTLVVHVYGADTGQTLSGASVSSDPSLTFSGSGGLFTATAAPGTYAVTASAPGYLSGSRAAQVEAGKTTVLNLGLQRNTASGPVGEIEIVSVTDQWGQPLPVQREENEAKDVNLYASQTEEPVCVTVRVTKDGQPVQNARVRVSAISYEEHAALLYKGCETQNVTELDFVMTDADGIAKFSFQGIGESYSGQPVKFLVSASEEGSGWSARSKEFKVFFYNITHLYLRDGGDDDALETSDDVVRYSGKRTGADLGTIINAFDFSDLTKNRHLFRAEVRQKQPTTDLLPITGFGYVRYELVGGDVSKVDLCDISPATCAAAINDTDGSGVYLQPKSSVTASDLPISVRVRATLYVVVTYGSSEYTFALKDFTFTKTWTGAALAIEKSGPTVIGWSGTDHSPNDVTLVQSGAGVPSGATYTYTITVRNLSTTETANNVVVTDLLPAELGFVSASAGGTYDPILHTVTWDYSTTPALTSIAPGGSVSVTVTVYARHKPGYVWNDKDGDMATDGDENLNEPGYYYSLRPPAYGTTSAYPDPYSFDNRAVARGDNTPEVSTAKRIYVVRPFFTLTKTPSSATVFQGDRVRFTLTATNLDRAEAPINDPDYQALKTAYPSEYAAALTGYSLKVRDLFGEGLDFVNASPAGALDAEGKTLEWDLGDLALGASTSIIVDLRASEVGTWGNCARLYAWNLNQYEYSSTYPRWNVPPT; this is encoded by the coding sequence ATGAAAGGAGTAAGGCTAAAGGCATTCGGCGTGGCCCTGTTGGGCGCTTTCGCCCTCCTCTTCGCGGGCTGTGGCCAGCAAGGGAGTGGCGGGGGTAGCGCCCAGGCGCCCACCAAGGGGTCCCTCACGGTGAACGTGACCCCGGCGGACGCCCAGGTCCAGGTGACGGGTCCAAACAGCTACAGCGATAGCTTCACCGGCGGCAAGACCCTGACCAACCTGGAGCCTGGGAGCTACACCGTCCAGGCCAGCAAGACGGGCTACTTCCCCGCCCAGGCCACCCACCAGGTGGAGGCGGGCAAGACCACCACCGTGGTCCTCAACCTCCTCCCCGTGCCCGCCGCCAGCCCTACGGAGGGCAAGGTGGCGGTCCTGGTGGTGAACGGCAACGGGGCGCCCATCTCTGGGGCCACGGTGTCCGACGGGACGAACAGCGCCACCACGGACGCCCAGGGCCGGGCGGACCTCACCTACACCACCGCAGGCGCCTACGCCATCAGCGTGAACAAGAGCGGCTACCTGGGTGACGCCAAGCTGGCGAGCGTGGAGCTGGGCAAGGTGGTGGCCCTCACCTTCAAGCTCCAGCCTGAGCCCGCCCCAGCCCCCACCACGGGCACCCTGGTGGTCCACGTCTACGGGGCGGACACCGGCCAGACCCTCTCCGGCGCCAGCGTCAGCTCTGACCCGAGCCTCACCTTTAGCGGCAGCGGCGGCCTCTTCACCGCCACCGCCGCCCCCGGCACCTACGCCGTGACCGCGAGCGCTCCGGGCTACCTCTCCGGGAGCCGGGCCGCCCAGGTGGAAGCGGGCAAGACCACCGTGCTTAACCTCGGCCTCCAGAGGAACACCGCCTCCGGTCCCGTGGGCGAGATTGAGATCGTTTCCGTCACCGACCAGTGGGGCCAGCCCCTGCCCGTGCAGCGGGAGGAAAACGAGGCCAAGGACGTGAACCTCTACGCCTCCCAGACGGAGGAGCCCGTCTGCGTCACCGTGCGGGTGACCAAGGACGGCCAGCCCGTCCAGAACGCCCGGGTGCGGGTGAGCGCCATCTCCTACGAGGAGCACGCTGCGCTCCTCTACAAGGGCTGCGAGACCCAGAACGTCACCGAGCTGGACTTCGTGATGACCGACGCTGACGGCATCGCCAAGTTCAGCTTCCAGGGCATCGGCGAGAGCTACTCCGGCCAACCCGTGAAGTTCCTGGTCTCCGCCAGCGAGGAGGGCTCCGGCTGGTCTGCCCGCTCCAAGGAGTTCAAGGTCTTCTTCTACAACATCACCCACCTCTACCTCCGGGACGGCGGGGACGACGACGCCCTTGAGACCTCGGACGACGTCGTCCGCTACAGCGGCAAGCGCACCGGCGCCGACCTCGGCACCATCATCAACGCCTTTGACTTCAGCGACCTCACCAAGAACCGCCACCTCTTCCGCGCCGAGGTGCGCCAGAAGCAGCCCACCACGGATCTCCTCCCCATCACCGGCTTCGGCTACGTCCGCTACGAGCTGGTGGGCGGGGACGTCTCCAAGGTGGACCTCTGCGACATCAGCCCGGCCACCTGCGCCGCCGCCATCAACGACACCGACGGCTCCGGCGTCTACCTCCAGCCCAAGTCCAGCGTCACCGCCAGCGACCTGCCCATCAGCGTCCGGGTGAGGGCCACCCTGTACGTGGTGGTCACCTACGGCTCCAGCGAGTACACCTTCGCCCTCAAGGACTTCACCTTCACCAAGACCTGGACCGGCGCCGCCCTCGCCATTGAAAAGAGCGGCCCCACGGTCATCGGCTGGAGCGGCACCGACCACTCCCCCAACGACGTCACCCTGGTGCAGAGCGGGGCCGGGGTGCCTAGCGGGGCCACCTACACCTACACCATCACCGTGCGCAACCTGAGTACCACCGAAACGGCCAACAACGTGGTCGTCACCGACCTCCTCCCCGCCGAGCTCGGCTTCGTCTCCGCCTCGGCCGGCGGCACCTACGACCCCATCCTCCACACGGTCACCTGGGACTACTCCACCACCCCCGCCCTCACCTCCATCGCTCCCGGCGGCTCCGTGAGCGTGACCGTCACCGTCTACGCCCGCCACAAGCCGGGCTACGTGTGGAACGACAAGGACGGGGACATGGCGACCGACGGCGACGAAAACCTGAACGAGCCCGGCTACTACTACTCCCTCCGGCCGCCCGCCTACGGCACCACCAGCGCCTACCCCGACCCCTACTCCTTTGACAACCGCGCCGTGGCCCGGGGCGACAACACGCCCGAGGTGAGCACGGCCAAGCGGATCTACGTGGTGCGGCCCTTCTTCACCCTGACCAAGACGCCGAGTAGCGCCACCGTCTTCCAGGGCGACCGGGTCCGCTTCACCCTGACCGCCACTAACCTGGACCGGGCCGAGGCTCCCATCAACGACCCCGACTACCAGGCCCTGAAGACCGCCTACCCCTCGGAGTACGCCGCCGCCCTCACGGGCTACAGCCTGAAGGTGCGCGACCTCTTCGGCGAGGGCCTGGACTTCGTGAACGCGAGCCCGGCGGGCGCCCTGGACGCGGAAGGCAAGACCCTGGAGTGGGACCTCGGCGACCTGGCCCTTGGGGCTTCCACGAGCATCATCGTGGACCTCCGGGCGAGCGAGGTGGGCACTTGGGGGAACTGCGCCCGGCTCTACGCCTGGAACCTGAACCAGTACGAGTACTCCTCCACCTACCCGCGCTGGAACGTGCCGCCCACCTAG